From a single Rhabdothermincola sediminis genomic region:
- a CDS encoding phytanoyl-CoA dioxygenase family protein: protein MDPALRHAHLDRIATEGYTIVEDAIEPDLVDALAEDLLRLERELQVAPADNSFEGRRTIRIYNLLVHGPLYERIPVHDNVLPIVEGVLDRGCLVSSLSSISIGPGETAQPIHADDQLIPIPKPHPPVVCNTMWALTDFTEANGATRIIPGSHLRDHDPDYGRDYPSIPAEMRKGSVLIWHGSLWHGGGANRTSERRVGIAMNYCAGFIRQQENQQLGIPPRIVKGFDRRLRELVGYSIYNGLIGHIDKRSPASLLDGDPSGRLVWDAL, encoded by the coding sequence GTGGACCCTGCCCTGCGGCACGCACACCTCGACCGGATCGCCACCGAGGGGTACACGATCGTCGAGGACGCCATCGAGCCCGATCTCGTGGACGCGCTGGCCGAGGACCTGCTCCGCCTCGAGCGCGAGCTGCAGGTCGCGCCCGCCGACAACAGCTTCGAAGGGCGTCGCACGATCCGCATCTACAACCTGCTCGTTCACGGCCCGCTCTACGAGCGGATCCCCGTGCACGACAACGTGCTGCCGATCGTCGAAGGGGTGCTCGACCGGGGCTGTCTGGTCTCGTCGCTGTCGTCGATCTCGATCGGCCCGGGCGAGACGGCGCAGCCGATCCACGCGGACGACCAGCTCATCCCCATCCCGAAGCCCCACCCGCCGGTGGTGTGCAACACGATGTGGGCGCTCACGGACTTCACCGAGGCCAACGGCGCCACCCGCATCATCCCTGGTTCGCACCTGCGCGACCACGATCCCGACTACGGCCGGGACTACCCGAGCATCCCGGCCGAGATGCGCAAGGGCAGCGTGCTCATCTGGCACGGCAGCCTGTGGCACGGCGGTGGCGCGAACCGTACGAGCGAGCGCCGGGTCGGGATCGCCATGAACTACTGCGCAGGCTTCATCCGCCAGCAGGAGAACCAGCAGCTCGGCATCCCACCCCGCATCGTCAAGGGGTTCGACCGCCGGCTCCGGGAGCTGGTCGGTTACTCCATCTACAACGGTCTCATCGGGCACATCGACAAGCGCAGCCCAGCTTCCCTGCTCGACGGAGACCCTTCCGGGCGCCTGGTGTGGGACGCCTTGTG
- a CDS encoding glutathione peroxidase — MSFYQHHINYLDGTPADLSAFKGKALLVVNVASKCGFTYQYEGLERLHQRFADRGFAVLGFPCNQFLGQEPGSPEEIATFCRTTYGVDFPLFEKIEVNGEGRHPIYAELTQLPDAEGKAGDVGWNFEKFLLSPEGEVVARFRTGVEPEAPEVIEAIEAVLPS, encoded by the coding sequence ATGTCGTTCTATCAGCACCACATCAACTACCTCGACGGCACCCCCGCCGACCTCTCCGCGTTCAAGGGCAAGGCACTCCTGGTGGTGAACGTGGCTTCCAAGTGCGGGTTCACCTACCAGTACGAGGGCCTCGAGCGCCTCCATCAGCGGTTCGCGGATCGGGGCTTCGCCGTGCTCGGCTTCCCCTGCAACCAGTTCCTGGGCCAGGAGCCGGGCAGCCCGGAGGAGATCGCCACGTTCTGCCGCACCACCTACGGGGTCGACTTTCCCTTGTTCGAGAAGATCGAGGTCAACGGCGAGGGGAGGCACCCGATCTACGCCGAGCTGACGCAGCTGCCCGATGCCGAGGGCAAGGCCGGCGACGTGGGCTGGAACTTCGAGAAGTTCCTGCTCAGCCCGGAAGGCGAGGTGGTGGCCCGGTTCCGCACCGGCGTCGAGCCGGAGGCCCCGGAGGTCATCGAGGCGATCGAGGCCGTCCTGCCGTCGTAG
- a CDS encoding DEAD/DEAH box helicase: protein MKTFDALGVSPDLVATLRERGIEQPFPIQELTIPDALAGRDVCGKAKTGSGKTLAFGLPILERVSRAEPGRPRALVLVPTRELAGQVRDELAPLAARRDLRVEAIYGGARMEQQARALTGRVDVVVATPGRMIDFIGRKQVRLDDVAHVVIDEADRMADMGFLPQVEWILRHIPGDHQTLLFSATLDGVVDTLIQRYQREPAMHEVASGQVTVEEMEHRFLLVHELDKVKVAAAIAAGATRTIMFVNTKRAADRLARSLSAEGVRARSIHGDLRQRERERALGDFADGKLPVLVATDVAARGIHVDEVDVVVHYDPPEEHKTYLHRSGRTARAGESGVVVTLVLWNQELEVKRLMRRLGIEQPIVEVFSNDPRLADLASWDPAANAAVV from the coding sequence ATGAAGACTTTTGACGCACTGGGTGTTTCCCCAGACCTCGTCGCCACGCTTCGAGAGCGTGGCATCGAACAACCGTTCCCCATTCAAGAGCTCACCATCCCGGATGCGCTGGCCGGCCGTGACGTGTGCGGTAAGGCGAAGACCGGCTCGGGCAAGACCCTGGCGTTCGGCCTCCCGATCCTCGAGCGGGTCAGCCGGGCCGAGCCTGGCCGGCCCCGAGCCCTGGTGCTCGTGCCCACCCGCGAGCTGGCGGGCCAGGTCCGCGACGAGCTGGCGCCGTTGGCGGCCCGCCGTGACCTGCGGGTGGAGGCCATCTACGGCGGCGCCCGGATGGAGCAGCAGGCCCGTGCCCTGACCGGTCGGGTGGACGTGGTGGTCGCCACTCCGGGGCGGATGATCGACTTCATCGGCCGCAAGCAGGTCCGCCTCGACGACGTCGCCCACGTGGTCATCGACGAGGCGGACCGCATGGCCGACATGGGGTTCCTGCCCCAGGTGGAGTGGATCCTGCGGCACATCCCCGGTGACCACCAGACGTTGCTGTTCTCCGCCACCCTCGACGGGGTGGTGGACACGTTGATCCAGCGCTACCAGCGGGAGCCGGCGATGCACGAGGTCGCCTCCGGTCAGGTGACCGTGGAGGAGATGGAGCATCGGTTCCTGCTGGTGCACGAGCTGGACAAGGTGAAGGTGGCGGCAGCCATCGCGGCCGGCGCGACCCGCACGATCATGTTCGTCAACACCAAGCGGGCGGCCGATCGCTTGGCCCGGTCCCTCTCCGCGGAGGGGGTGCGGGCTCGATCCATCCACGGTGACCTGCGCCAGCGTGAGCGGGAGCGGGCCCTCGGCGACTTCGCAGACGGCAAGCTCCCGGTGCTGGTCGCGACCGACGTCGCCGCTCGCGGCATCCATGTCGACGAGGTCGACGTGGTCGTGCACTACGACCCACCCGAGGAGCACAAGACCTACCTGCATCGTTCCGGGCGAACCGCCCGGGCGGGGGAGTCGGGCGTCGTGGTCACGCTGGTGCTGTGGAACCAGGAGCTCGAGGTCAAGCGGCTGATGCGCCGCCTCGGCATCGAGCAGCCGATCGTGGAGGTCTTCTCCAACGATCCCCGGCTCGCTGACCTGGCGAGTTGGGACCCGGCCGCGAACGCCGCCGTGGTCTGA
- a CDS encoding HsdM family class I SAM-dependent methyltransferase: protein MGGPTPVSSSAEYLQQVTAHAARLGQGSDQPAGSSSPDLLGIAHQALQERDARRRAGAFYTPAPVALRLARLVLEDLDRAVRVCDPACGGGAFLLAAGRVLESRGLSRRHIVEDLLWGVDLDPRSLAVAELALVRWAAEAGERVERTNLAVADGLCRGLDAWPGSAEPFDAVLGNPPFQSQLASRTARTAEQAAALRQRLGDVASGYADSSSLFLATAVELVRDGGRVALVMPESFLAARDARPARRYVLRHAALRGLWLAEGAVFDASVRVCAPVLERRPRGGQRPDEPIRRWVGTAMEPVDPAPIPLGALDTAPTWSGLIADRRGVPPVELDTPGRGRLGDLARATAGFRAQYYGIGPHVVDAGVGASGPPAEGLAPLVTAGAIDPLRCLWGQRPVRFAGQRWTAPVVDLEALRRADPDLARWADSVLVPKVVVATQTRVLEAAVDETGGWWPSVPVVAVTADPEDLWAVAAILLAPPVSAWAMARVAGAALSADAVKLAAREVLEIPLPSRRRPWERAAALLRDGAAAASVGDGSRWRALLVRAGAVMTEAYGAGERCLAWWEARLPPFR from the coding sequence GTGGGTGGCCCGACCCCGGTGTCGAGCTCGGCGGAATACCTCCAGCAGGTCACGGCACACGCGGCACGACTCGGTCAGGGGAGCGACCAGCCTGCCGGCTCATCGTCCCCAGACCTGCTCGGCATCGCACACCAGGCCCTCCAGGAGCGGGATGCTCGACGGCGGGCCGGCGCGTTCTACACCCCGGCGCCGGTCGCCCTCAGGCTCGCCCGATTGGTCCTCGAGGACCTCGACCGGGCGGTGAGGGTGTGTGACCCGGCGTGCGGCGGGGGAGCGTTCCTGCTCGCCGCGGGCCGGGTCCTCGAGAGCCGCGGCCTGTCCCGGCGCCACATCGTCGAGGACCTGCTCTGGGGCGTCGACCTCGATCCCCGCTCGCTCGCGGTGGCGGAGCTGGCACTGGTCCGCTGGGCGGCCGAGGCGGGCGAGCGCGTCGAGCGGACGAACCTCGCCGTGGCCGACGGGCTGTGCCGAGGCCTCGACGCCTGGCCCGGGTCCGCGGAGCCCTTCGATGCCGTGCTCGGCAACCCGCCCTTCCAGAGCCAGCTCGCCAGTCGGACCGCCCGCACCGCCGAGCAGGCCGCGGCGTTGCGCCAGCGGCTCGGCGACGTGGCCAGCGGGTACGCCGACTCGTCGTCGTTGTTCCTCGCCACGGCGGTGGAGCTGGTCCGCGACGGGGGGCGGGTGGCGCTGGTGATGCCGGAGTCCTTCCTCGCGGCCCGCGATGCCCGCCCCGCACGCCGGTACGTGCTCCGCCACGCGGCGTTGCGGGGCCTGTGGCTGGCGGAGGGAGCCGTGTTCGACGCCTCGGTCCGGGTCTGCGCCCCGGTGCTCGAACGGCGCCCCCGTGGTGGGCAGCGGCCCGACGAACCGATCCGGCGGTGGGTCGGGACGGCGATGGAGCCGGTCGACCCGGCTCCGATTCCCCTCGGCGCCCTGGACACAGCTCCCACGTGGTCGGGGTTGATCGCCGACCGGCGCGGCGTGCCCCCGGTGGAGCTCGACACCCCCGGGCGGGGGCGGCTCGGGGACCTGGCCCGCGCCACCGCCGGGTTCCGGGCCCAGTACTACGGCATCGGCCCCCACGTGGTCGATGCCGGCGTCGGCGCGTCGGGGCCGCCGGCGGAGGGGCTGGCACCGCTCGTGACCGCAGGTGCGATCGACCCCCTGCGATGCCTGTGGGGGCAGCGACCGGTGCGCTTCGCCGGGCAGCGATGGACCGCACCGGTGGTGGACCTGGAGGCCCTGCGGCGAGCAGATCCCGACCTCGCACGCTGGGCGGACTCGGTGCTGGTGCCCAAGGTCGTGGTCGCCACCCAGACCCGGGTGCTCGAGGCAGCGGTCGATGAGACCGGCGGGTGGTGGCCGTCGGTGCCGGTGGTGGCGGTGACCGCGGACCCGGAGGACCTCTGGGCCGTGGCCGCGATCCTCCTGGCCCCTCCGGTGAGCGCGTGGGCCATGGCCAGGGTCGCCGGCGCCGCGCTGTCGGCCGACGCGGTGAAGCTCGCGGCCCGCGAGGTGCTGGAGATCCCCCTGCCGTCTCGTCGCCGCCCCTGGGAGCGGGCCGCGGCACTGCTACGGGACGGCGCGGCCGCGGCCTCCGTCGGCGACGGCTCACGCTGGCGGGCGCTGCTGGTGCGCGCCGGCGCGGTGATGACCGAGGCCTACGGCGCCGGGGAGCGCTGCCTGGCCTGGTGGGAAGCGCGGTTGCCGCCGTTCCGCTGA
- a CDS encoding isocitrate lyase/PEP mutase family protein: MSRPASHPPAGDRLRARLAAGQTVLMPGVWDPLSAHLARAAGFSTAFLSGYCVSGAHLGVPDIGLLTQTEMAEVARRVCRAAPELAVVVDADTGYGDPSNTIRTVELWEEAGAAGMFLEDQRWPKRCGHLDGKQVVPRDEWLAKLRAAIAHRDALHVTARTDARAPLGLDEAIERARMAADLGVDAVFVEAPRSITELERIASALEGSVLVANMVEGGKTPLLTPDELHELGFDLIVSPLTGLFSAVRALRDTFEQLAGAGTLRDDLGRLATFDEFTALVELDRWERAGDPAHGDGAPAGP, translated from the coding sequence ATGTCCCGGCCCGCATCCCACCCACCTGCCGGTGACCGGCTGCGCGCCCGGCTCGCCGCTGGGCAGACCGTCCTGATGCCCGGCGTGTGGGATCCGCTGTCGGCTCACCTGGCTCGCGCTGCCGGGTTCTCGACCGCGTTCCTGTCGGGCTACTGCGTGTCGGGGGCGCACCTCGGGGTTCCCGACATCGGCTTGCTGACCCAGACGGAGATGGCCGAGGTGGCCCGCCGCGTGTGCCGGGCGGCGCCGGAGCTGGCAGTGGTGGTGGACGCCGACACCGGCTATGGCGATCCGTCGAACACCATCCGCACCGTGGAGCTCTGGGAGGAGGCCGGCGCCGCCGGTATGTTCCTCGAGGACCAGCGCTGGCCCAAGCGCTGCGGCCACCTGGACGGCAAGCAGGTGGTGCCCCGCGACGAGTGGCTGGCCAAGCTGCGGGCCGCGATCGCCCACCGCGACGCGCTGCACGTGACCGCCCGCACCGACGCCCGGGCGCCGCTGGGGCTCGACGAAGCCATCGAGCGGGCTCGGATGGCCGCCGACCTGGGCGTGGACGCGGTGTTCGTGGAAGCCCCCCGGTCGATCACCGAGCTGGAGCGGATCGCCTCCGCTCTGGAGGGCAGCGTGCTGGTGGCCAACATGGTGGAAGGGGGCAAGACGCCGCTGCTCACCCCGGATGAGCTGCACGAGCTGGGCTTCGACCTCATCGTCTCGCCGCTCACCGGCCTCTTCTCGGCGGTGCGGGCGCTGCGCGACACCTTCGAGCAGTTGGCCGGCGCCGGGACCCTGCGGGACGACCTCGGGCGGTTGGCGACGTTCGACGAG